The sequence CCTGGAGTCCGCCCGCGGCAGCCACGTGGTCGACCTCGACGGCCACGATTACGTCGACCTGTGCCTGGGCGACACGGGAGCCATGGCGGGACACAGCCCGACCGCGGTGACGGAGGCGGTCACGCGACGGCTGGCCTCCCTCGGCGGCGCGACGGCGATGATGCCGACCGAGGACGCCGAATGGGTGGGCGCCGAGCTGACCCGCCGGTTCGGCCTGCCGAAGTGGAGCTTCTCGCTGACCGCCACGGACGCCAACCGATGGGCGATCCGGCTGGCGCGCGCGGTCACGGGTCGACCGAAGATCCTGGTCAACAGCTTCTGCTATCACGGCAGCGTCGACGAGTCACTCATCGTCGTCGGCGAGGACGGCGAGGGAGTCAGCCGGCCGGGCAACGTCGGCGCTCCGTGCGACGTGACGCTGACCAGTCGGGTGGCGGAGTTCAACGACGTCGACGGGCTCGCGCGGCAACTCGCCCACGGCGATGTCGCCGCCGTGCTCATGGAGCCGGCGCTGACCAACATCGGCATCGTGCTGCCCGAGCCGGGCTACCTCGATGCGGTGCGTAGCCTGACCCGCCGGCACGGCACTCTGTTGATCAACGACGAGACGCACACCTTCTCGGCCGGCCCGGGTGGCTGCACGGGTGCCTGGGGCCTCGCACCGGACATCGTCACCATCGGCAAGGCCATCGGCGGCGGGGTACCCGTCGGCGCGTACGGCCTTTCCGCCGAGCTGGCCGCCACGATCCTCGACCGCGACGACCTCGACCTGGTCGACATGGGCGGGGTGGGTGGGACGCTGGCCGGAAACGCGCTGTCGGTGGCCGCCACGCGGGCCACGCTCGAGCATGTGCTCACCGATTCCGCGTTCGCGGGGATGACGGCGCTCGCGACCCGGTTCACCGACGCGGTCACCACGGTCATCGAGGCCCATGACCTGCCGTGGTCGATCAGCCAGCTCGGCGCCCGGGCGGAGTACCGGTTCGCGCGACCCGCCCCCCGCGACGGGACCTCATCGGCGTGCGCATCGGACGGCGAACTGGAGGACTATCTGCACCTGTACCTCGCCAACCGCGGCGTGCTGCTCACTCCGTTCCACAACATGGCACTGATGTCGCCCGCGACGACTGCCGCTGACGTGGACCACCACACCGAGGTGTTCACGGCCGCCGTCGCGGAGCTGCTGGCGTGACCACCTCGCGTCCGCTGGCCGGACAGGTCGCCCTGATCACCGGCAGCGGCAGCAGCAGCGGCATCGGCTTCGCCTGCGCGCGCCGCCTGGGCCTGCTGGGTGCGCGCGTGGCGCTGACGTCGACCACCGAGCGGGTGCACCTTCGGGCTGCCGAGCTGGCGGCCCTGGGAATCCCCGCCACCGGCCATGTCGCCGACCTCACCGATTCCGACCAGGCCGCGGACCTGGTCGCGGCGGCGGTCGCCGAGCACGGCCCGGTGACGGTACTGGTCAACAACGCCGGCATGACGTCGCTGACCAGCTCGGAGAGCCTGGTTCCCGCCACGGAGATGAGCGACGAGCAGTGGGAGCGCGGACTCCGGCGCAACGTCTCGACCGCCTTCTACGTGACTCGCGCCGCCCTCCCGGCGATGCGCGACGCCAGGCACGGGCGCGTCGTGAACATCGCCTCCACCTCCGGCCCCGTGTCGGCGTACCCGCACGACGCGGCATACCACGCGGCCAAGGCGGCGATGCTCGGCCTCACCCGGGCCCTCGCGGTCGAGACGGCGTCACGGGGTGTCACCGTCAACGCGGTGGCACCGGGATGGATCGCCACCGGCTCCGCCACCGACCACGAGCTGGCGGCCGGTCGGCGAACGCCGGTCGGCAGATCCGGTACCCCGGACGAGATCGCGGCCGTGGTCGCGTTCCTGGCCGCCCCGGACGCCAGCTACGTCACAGGCCAGCTGATCATCGTCGACGGAGGCAACTCGATCGCGGAGGATCACACCTGAGCGGTGATCAGAATATTCGCCATACCCGCTGGCCGGGTCTCCGTGTCAAGCGTCGCGCCTGGCGAGGCCGCCCATCTTCACCGCGGTGAACACGGCGGCGGCCAGCGCGACGTCGGAGAGCAGCATGAGCCCGATGGCGTAGGAGCCCTGCGACCCGTAGACCCAGCCCATCACCAGCGGTGGGACGAATCCACCGAGCCCGCCGGCGGCGCCCACCAGGCCGGTGACCGCACCCACCTGGTCGGCGGGGGCGACCTTACCGACGAGGGCGAACACCGCGCCGCTGGCCGCGCCCAGCAGCAGTGCCATCCCGAGCAGCGCGACCGTTGCCAGCGGCATCAGGGTGGGCTGGAAGGCCTGGACCACCGCGAAGGCGGCGACTCCGCCGAAGCACCACACCAGCACCGGCACCGGGTGCAGCCGGTCGGAAAGCCAGCCGCCCACCGGGCGGGCGGCCACGGCGAGGACCACGAACCCGGCGGTGCGCAACGCGCCGTCGGCGGCGCTGAGCCCGTAGGCGGTGCGCAGGTAGGCGGGCAGGTACACGCTGAAAGCCACGAATCCGCCGAAGCCCACCGCGTACAGGAAGCACAGTTGCCAGGTGACGGTCAGCCGGCCGACCGTGGCGAGGCGCTGCCAGGCCGAACCGGCCGGACGTGCGCGACCCGGCGCGTCGCGTAGTAGCAGGAACGACAGGAGCGCGTAAGCCGCCAGGATCGCCGCGACGAGCACAAAGGGTGACTGTGCGCCGTCGACCCGCCCGACCTGCCCCGGGTCGACCGCGAGTACGTCCTCGTGCAGTCCGAGCTGTACCTCGGCCCGGACGGCGAGCCCGGCGACCTCGCCAAGATGCAGGCGGAGCGCCCCGACGCCGTCGTCTTCAACGGCTACGTCGCCCAGTATGCCCACCGGCCGCTACCCGCCCGCGCCGGCGAACGGGTCCGCGTCTGGCTGCTCGACGCCGGCTCCAGCAGGGACAGCTCCTTCCACGTCGTCGGCACCCAGTTCGACACCGTCTACCGGGAGGGACGCTGGGAGAACCGGCCGGCCGATCCGGGTGGGGCCCAGGTGCTCGGGCTCGGTCCGGCCGCCGGTGGCTTCGTCGAGCTGGTCTTCCCCGAGCCCGGCCACTACCCCTTCGTCAGCCACGCCATGGTCGACGCCGAACGCGGCGCCCGTGGCCTCTTCGAGGTGAGGTGACGCCATGTCCACCGCCGTCACGACCCCGCGACCGGTCAGGTCCCGTCGCCGGATCCGCCGTTTCCTGCCGCCGCAGCACGGCGCCTGGGCGATGCTGCTGCTCCCGTACACCGTCGGGGTCGTGCTGGTCGGCCCGCGCTGGCCGCACCTGCCGCTGCTCGGTGCCTGGCTGGCCGGCTACCTGCTGTCGTACCACGTCTTCCAGGCCGTCAAGACCCGCCGGCCGGGCCGGTTCGCCGACCAGCTGCTGGCCTACGGCCTCGTGACGGCACCACTCGCGGCGGCCGTGCTGATCGCCCGGCCGGCCGTGCTCTGGTACGCCCCGGTCTACACCCTGCTGCTGGCGGTCAACGCCGGATACGCCTGGCGACGCCGGGAGCGGGCCCTGCTCAACGACCTCGCCTCCGTGGCGCAGAGCTGCCTACTGGTCTTCGTCGTGGCCACCATCTCCGGGGCGCCCCTCGTCGACGTGGCCCCCGCCTTCCTGGCCCTGCTGCTGTACCTCGTCGGCACCGTTCTGTACGTCAAGACCATGATCCGGGAACGCGGGCACCCCGGCTACCTGCGCCTCTCCATCGGCTTCCATGCAGCCGCACTGGTCGCGGCGTCCTGGCTGGATCTGCTGTTGGTGCCGGCATTCGTGTTGCTGCTGGCCCGCGCGGTGATCCTGCCGGATCGGCGGTTGCGTCCGGCCCAGGTCGGAATGATCGAGATCGGCTGCTCCCTGCTGGTACTGACGCTTCTGTTGGTCGCGTTCTAACGCCTGGTCATCGCCAACGCTGCAACCATCACCCGCCATGGCGCCCGGGTGATCGAGACGGTCGCCGTACGGTCCCGCGCTTTGTGACGCGACCGTCAGCCACACCGCCGGGCGTTGAGCCGGGCGGCCTGGCGCATCAGGTGATCGCGCTCGGCGAGGTTGGGGGCCTTCAGGGCCGCCTCGGCGTACAGCCGTGCCGCCGTCGCCAGGTCGCCGTCGCGCTCGTGGAGGTACGCCGCCACCGCCGCGTGGCGGGGCAGTGATTCGTCCAGCACCGCGAGCGCCGCCAGCCCGGCGCGCGGTCCGTCGGCCTCGCCGACAGCCACTGCGCGGTTGAGCCGGACGACCGGGCTGTCGGTCAGGCGGAGGAGTTCGTCGTACCACTCGACGATCTGCACCCAGTCAGTCTCCTCGGCGGTGGGCGCGTCAGCGTGGAGTGCCGCGATGGCGGCCTGGGCCTGGAACTCGCCCAGCCGGTCGCGGGCGAGGGCCGCCTGCAGGATCTCGACGCCCTCGGCGATCGACCTGGTGTCCCATCGGCCGCGGTCCTGCTCGGCGAGCGGCACCAGGCTGCCGTCGGGCGCGGTCCGGGTGGCGCGCCGGGCGTGGTGGAGCAGCATGAGGGCGAGCAGCCCCGCCACCTCGGGGTGGTCGATCGCCGCCGCGAGCTGCCGGGTGAGCCGGATGGCCTCGGCAGCGAGGTCGACGTCGCCGGAGTAGCCCTCGTTGAAAACCAAATAGAGGACGCGCAGCACGGTGGCGACGTCGCCGGGCTGGTCGAACCGCACGCCGGAGACGGTGCGCTTGGCCCGGCTGATGCGCTGCGCCATGGTCGCCTCGGGCACCAGGTACGCCTGGGCGATCTGCCGGGTGGTCAGCCCGCCGACGGCGCGCAGCGTGAGCGCGACCGCGGACGACGGCGTCAGCGACGGGTGGGCGCACAGGAAGTAGAGCTGGAGCGTGTCGTCCACCGCGGGCACGGGCCCGGGCGCCGGCTCCTCGTCGACGAGGTCCTCACGCCGGCGGCGGGCGGCGTCGGCCCGGGTCGTGTCGAGGAACTTGCGCCAGGCCGCGGTGACCAGCCAGCCCTTCGGGTCCCGCGGCGGGTCTGCCGGCCAGACGCGGAGCGCCTCGATCAGCGCGTCCTGCACGGCGTCCTCGGCCGCCGCGAAGTCGGCTCCGCGGCGGACGAGGATGCCGAGCACGCTCGGCGTGAGGCTCCGGAGCAGGGCCTCGTTCATCTGAGCGGTCACTCCGTGATGGTCGGCGGCTCGGTCAGGAAGGGGCGCACCTCGAGCCACTCGTGGATCGGCTTGCCGCCCGCCCCGGGGGCGGCCGACAGCTCCCCGGCCAGCTCGAGGGCGCGCTCGTAGCTGTCGACGTCGATCACCATCCAGCCGGCGATGAGGTCCTTGGTCTCGGCGAACGGGCCGTCGGTGACCGGCGGGCGCCCCTCACCGTCGTACCGGACGAACGTCCCCTCGGGGGCAAGCGCCTGACCGTCGACGAACTCGCCGGTCTTCTCGAGCCGGGCCGCGAAGTCGTTCATGTACTGCACGTGCGCCGAGATCTCCTCCGGCGTCCACTGGTCCATGGGCACGTCGTTGACCGGAGCCGGAGCGCCGCGGTAGTGCTTGAGCAGCAAGTACTTCGCCATCGTGTTCTCCTCTTGCTGGTGCGACCCATCTTGGTCACGTTCACTGCGGGGACGGAGCCGGTCAACAGTTCTCGACATGGCCGTCCGAAAATTCTTGCTTTCGTAGCTCAGCCTGGGTGAGCCCTTTCGTGGCTCCACGGCGCGGGCGGCCGGTTGCTCTGCAGGTACGACTCGAGTGCCGGCCCCAGCCCGAGGACTGGGATGCTTCCCGCTGGGATCCTGAGGTCCAGGAAGACATCGAGCGGAGGCGCCGCCGAGGCCGGCCGACCGTCTGACTGCCGTCGGCGATGGTGCTTCGTTGATGCCTGGCGGATCAGTTCCAGTTGATGGGTGACAGGTCCGTCGCTGGCGGGGGCGCTCGAGCTTGCGCCCGGCGGTTGGCTTGCCGGTTCCGGCGCCAAGGTCGAGCACTTGGTTACGGAGAAGGGCCTTCCTTTGTGGCGCGGCCCGGAGTGCGGATCATGGGCGTCGGTGAGGCTCAGAGCCAGGGTGGGGGACCTTCGAAGGTAAGGGCGTGCACGTCGAACAGGACCGCCGCCTCCACGCCCAGCGTCGGTCCGCCCTGGCGGGCCGCCCAGGTCAGGAACGGCCCGGGTTCGGGGCCGACCACGCCCAGGCCTTTGGTGTACGCAGCGTGCGCGGCCAGCGAGGCGATACCCCGCTGCAACGGCTCGCCGGTGACGTCCACGCCGTGGGTGGGGCGCTCAGCGCCAGCGAAGCAGACGTAGCGCACGCCGCCCCAGGGTGGCAGCCCCTCGTCCACCAGTTCTGGGAAAATCCACCGATTGCCCGCGTCGCGGGCGGCGTCCAGAGTAGCCAGCCCCACCGCCCGGTGGTCGGCTTGGTTGGTGATGCCGCCGACCATACGAACGGTGAAGGCGCCCGAGACGATGACGTCGGGCCGGTGCCGGCGGATCGCACGCACGATGTCGCGGCGCAGGTCTGGACCGTACTCGACGACCCCGTCGCGGTGGTCGAGGAACTCCACGACGTCCACGCCGACCTCCCGGGCCCCGGCGCGCTGCTCCTCCTCGCGCAACGACGCGGCCTGGTCCGGGTGCATGGCGTCGATTCCTGCCTCGCCCCGGGTGGCCAGCAAATAGGTGACCTGCTTGCCCTGTGCGGTCCAGCGGGCGATCGCTGAGGCCGCGCCGTACTCGATGTCGTCGGGGTGTGCGGCCACCGCGAGGCAGCGCTCCCAGTCCTCTGACAGTGCTGGTAGAGGCTCATCCACGGTCCACACCGTAGCCGCCTCTCCGCCGATCCGTCACCGCCGGTTCGGCAACGTTCACCTCCGTCGAGCAGGCGATAATGAGCGGGTGGACTTCACTCGGCTCCACCCGCAGGCGCGGGCGGCGATGCAAGTCCAGCAGCGTGTCCCGCTCACCCGGGCGGCCCTGCCGGCGGCACGGCTGAGCATGGTCCAGGCGACCCCGGCCGAGGTGGGCGACGCCCCGCCGATCCGCTCCGTGGTGAACGTCGACGCCGGCGGCGTGGCCGCCCGGCTTTACCGCGACGGCGATCACGATGCGATGCCGGTGGTCCTTTATGCGCACGGCGGGGGCTGGGTGATGGGCAGCGTGGACACCCACGACGGGCTGTGCCGGCACCTGGCGGCTGAGTCCGGCTGGGCCGTGCTCTCCGTGGACTACCGTCTCGCCCCCGAGTGTCCCTACCCGGCTGCGGTGGACGACATGGCGCGAGCGCTCACCTGGCTGCGCGGGCCTGGGGCGGCTCGGCACGGCCTCGACCCGGGCCGGATAGCGGTGGCCGGTGACTCCGCGGGAGGGCACCTTGCGGCGGTGACCGCTCGGCGCGCCCGGGACGCGGGGACCCGTCTTGTGGGGCAGATGCTCATCTGCCCGGTCATCGACCCTGCAGCCGACTATCCGGCGCTGGACGAGTACGGCCTGGACCGCGAGGAGATGCGGTTCTTCTGGGACGCGTACGCCCCACCCGGCGTGGACCGTACCCAGCCGGATCTGGATCCACTGCGGGCCGACCTCACCGGCCTGCCCCCCGCCGTCGTCATCACCGCCGAACTCGACCTGCTGTCCGCCGAGGGGGAGCGGTACGCGGCCAGGCTGCTGGCGGCCGGCGTTCCCGTCACCGCGGCCCGATACCAGGGACTCATCCACAACTTCCCGCGGAAACTGGCCCTCTTCGACGCCGCCCATGTCGCCCTTGCCCAGTTGGCCGCCGCGCTCAACCGTTGGTGAAAGGGAGCGTGCCGTCTCCACGTACGCTTCTGCGCTGACGAAGCGTTCACGTTTCACCCCACCTCTGGGCACGAACCCCGGCTTCGCGGCGCAGGCAGGTCACGCCAACCACGACGGCATCGACGGGATGCCGGCCGTCGAGTACGTTACCGGCGAGTCGATCTGGCGATGGTGGACGGCGGGGAGGCCGCGTGGCCGGGAAACACCGTTCGTGGTGGGGCTGGGGGCACGTCGAGGACGCGGTGACCGGCGCGGAGGCCACGGCGTTGGCCGACCGGGTGCGTACCCTGCTGCCCGACGTCGACCTGACCGAGCACGTCGCGCCGCCGGTGGCCGAACTCGACCTGCGCCCGCCGCGGGTCGATCCGCCGACGTCACTCGCCGGGCTGTGCTCGACGGACCCGGCCGACCGGGCGGCGCACACCCACGGCAAGGCGTTCCGGGACGTCGTCCGCAACCTGCACGGGGAGGTTCACGACCCGCCTGACCTGGTGGTCCGGCCGGCGACCGAGCAGGACGTCGTCGACGTGCTGGACTGGTGCGCGGGCCGGGACATCGCGGTGATCCCCTACGGCGGCGGCTCGTCAGTGGTCGGCGGCGTGGAGCCGCGGCTGGACGACGCGTATCCCGCGGCGGTCAGTCTCGACCTCGGGCGCCTCGACCGAGTGCTGGAGGTGGACCCGACCAGCCGGGCGGCCCGCATCCAGGCCGGCGTGTTCGGCCCGGCGCTGGAGGACCAGCTTCGGCGGCACGACCTCACGCTGCGGCACTTCCCGCAGTCGTTCGAGTTCTCCACCCTGGGCGGCTGGTTGGCCACCCGCGCCGGTGGTCACTACGCCACCGTCCTGACCCATATCGACGACCTGGTGGAGTCGTTGCGGGTGGTCACCCCGGCGGGCACCAGCCAGTCGCGCCGGCTGCCCGGTTCCGGCGCCGGGCCGTCCCCGGACCGGCTGTTCCTCGGCTCGGAGGGCGTGCTCGGCGTCATCACCGAGGCATGGATGCGGCTGCAGGACCGGCCGCGCTGGCGGGCCGGCGCCTCGGTGTACTTCACCGACTACGACCGGGCGGTCGAAGCCACCCGGGCCATCGCCCAGTCCGCGCTGCACCCGAGCAACTGCCGGCTGCTCGACCCCGCCGAGGCGCTCCTCAACGCAGGTACCGCCACCACCGGCGGCGTGCTCGTCCTGGGATTCGAGTCCGCCGACCATCCGGTCACACCGTGGCTGGACCGCGCCGTCGAGCTGTGCCGCGACCACGGGGGAACGCTGCCGGAGCCACCCCGCGGCGACGACTCGTCCGGCCCACGGCAGCGCACCGCCGCCGACGCCTGGCGGTCAGCGTTCCTGCGGATGCCGTACCAGCGCGACGCACTCGCCGCCCGGTCGATGATCGTGGAGACCTTCGAGACCGCCTGCACCTGGGACCGATTCCCCGCCTTACGCGCCGCCGTGCTGGACGCGACCGGCGACGCGCTCCGCGCCGTCGCCGCGACCGGTGTGGTCACCTGCCGCTTCACCCATGTCTACCCGGACGGCCCCGCCCCGTACTTCGGCGTGTACGCCACCGGCCGCTGGGGCGCCACCGTCGACCAGTGGGACCAGATCAAGCATGCCGTCTCCGACGCGCTGCTCGCCGCCGGCGGCACCATCACCCACCACCACGCCGTCGGCCGCGACCACCGACCGTGGTACGACCGACAGCGTCCGGACCCGGTCGCGCTCGCCATGCGCGCCACCAAGAGCGCGCTCGACCCATCCTGGATCCTCAACCCCGGCGTCCTCGTCGATCCCGCCGGCTGACCTGGCCCGGCCTCGCGACGCCTGACTTCCCGGCAAGCCTTCGCTGCCGGGTGGCAGACGGTTGCACGAACGGGGGTACGAACGCGTGTCCGCCCGTACCCCCGCCGCTCGCCCGTCATCCGGGCGTGGGTCTCACCGGACCACGCCGCTGTCGTCAGCCGCCGAGCGCATCCGGCCGGCGTTGATCGCGGCGTGGTGTCGCCGGTGAAGACGCCCTGGTGTTGTTACCCGTCCGCGTCAGCGTAGGCGCGCAGCGCCTCATATGTCGTCGGCAGGCCGTGCTGGCGGAGCGGGCCTTCAGGGCCCGGCCGGCCGAACACGTGCGGATTCTTCGTGAGCCAGAGGACCACTGCCCGCTGGGCCGCCGTCAATTCCTCCAAGGTGCGGCCGTGGTCCGATGCCATGTGCGGAAATCCGTAATCCAGCACGACGTTGAAGTGGTTGTGCCAGTTCGATTTGGGTTGCTCTGCCAGAACCGCGGCGACGAGGTCCGCACGCACCTGCTCGGCCACGGGCTCGGCGACGCGGTCGAGCACTTCGAGTGCCAGGTCGGCGGGGTCTACTTCCCAGCTGGTCCGCCCGGTGTTCCGTCTACGGATGACCGCCCATGCGCGCAGCTCGGCTACCGCAGAGTCCGGCACCCCTTTCCCTGCCAGGAGCGCCCACGCCAGAGCAGCCGACCAGCTGAGGTGGGAATCTGTGCCTGCAAGCTGCCTGTCGAGCAGGTCCGCCACAGGCGGGGTGCACGCGCCGCCGACCAGTCCCAGGGCGACTAACGCGGCTCCCGCTGTCCGCACTGGTTGCTGGTCGTCGGAGGCGATGTCGAGGAGGCCGGGGCGGATGGAGGTCATCTCCTCCGGGAACCATGCCAAGGCCTGGACCGCTTCGCCGACCACCTCGGCGTCTGCGTCAGCCAGGCATTTCAGCAGCACCGGGATGCCTGCCCGCACAGCGTCGTACGTGGCGAGCTCGTGCCGGGTCTCCATCAGGCGCCGCTCGACCTTGGCGAGCGGGATGGGCTGTCTCTGCCCTGTGCTGACGACGTCGTACCAGTCCTTCATCGTTTGCGACCAACGCTGCCAGGTCTCCACGGGGACTTCGGCCACAGCGTTCCGCATGTCGGTGACCGGAAAGCCGGTCGCCAGGTGGTAGCGCCCGTCACCGACAGCAAGGCTGGCAAGCAGGTGAATGACTTCGTGTCGGGCCGGCGTGGTGGGGTCGGCCACCAGCTCCAGCAGGAACGGGACCGCGTATGCGTTGGCCTCGTAGCGGCTGCCCTGATGGAAGATGTTGCCGTACAGCTCGTACATCGCCGCGCTCCGGACGTCGCCTCCGCCGGCGACCTCGCATGGGACGTCGGGGTGTGTTGAGCTCAATCCTGGTC comes from Micromonospora purpureochromogenes and encodes:
- a CDS encoding RNA polymerase sigma factor; amino-acid sequence: MNEALLRSLTPSVLGILVRRGADFAAAEDAVQDALIEALRVWPADPPRDPKGWLVTAAWRKFLDTTRADAARRRREDLVDEEPAPGPVPAVDDTLQLYFLCAHPSLTPSSAVALTLRAVGGLTTRQIAQAYLVPEATMAQRISRAKRTVSGVRFDQPGDVATVLRVLYLVFNEGYSGDVDLAAEAIRLTRQLAAAIDHPEVAGLLALMLLHHARRATRTAPDGSLVPLAEQDRGRWDTRSIAEGVEILQAALARDRLGEFQAQAAIAALHADAPTAEETDWVQIVEWYDELLRLTDSPVVRLNRAVAVGEADGPRAGLAALAVLDESLPRHAAVAAYLHERDGDLATAARLYAEAALKAPNLAERDHLMRQAARLNARRCG
- a CDS encoding alpha/beta hydrolase — protein: MDFTRLHPQARAAMQVQQRVPLTRAALPAARLSMVQATPAEVGDAPPIRSVVNVDAGGVAARLYRDGDHDAMPVVLYAHGGGWVMGSVDTHDGLCRHLAAESGWAVLSVDYRLAPECPYPAAVDDMARALTWLRGPGAARHGLDPGRIAVAGDSAGGHLAAVTARRARDAGTRLVGQMLICPVIDPAADYPALDEYGLDREEMRFFWDAYAPPGVDRTQPDLDPLRADLTGLPPAVVITAELDLLSAEGERYAARLLAAGVPVTAARYQGLIHNFPRKLALFDAAHVALAQLAAALNRW
- a CDS encoding SDR family NAD(P)-dependent oxidoreductase; this encodes MTTSRPLAGQVALITGSGSSSGIGFACARRLGLLGARVALTSTTERVHLRAAELAALGIPATGHVADLTDSDQAADLVAAAVAEHGPVTVLVNNAGMTSLTSSESLVPATEMSDEQWERGLRRNVSTAFYVTRAALPAMRDARHGRVVNIASTSGPVSAYPHDAAYHAAKAAMLGLTRALAVETASRGVTVNAVAPGWIATGSATDHELAAGRRTPVGRSGTPDEIAAVVAFLAAPDASYVTGQLIIVDGGNSIAEDHT
- a CDS encoding YciI family protein, translating into MAKYLLLKHYRGAPAPVNDVPMDQWTPEEISAHVQYMNDFAARLEKTGEFVDGQALAPEGTFVRYDGEGRPPVTDGPFAETKDLIAGWMVIDVDSYERALELAGELSAAPGAGGKPIHEWLEVRPFLTEPPTITE
- a CDS encoding YwiC-like family protein, with amino-acid sequence MSTAVTTPRPVRSRRRIRRFLPPQHGAWAMLLLPYTVGVVLVGPRWPHLPLLGAWLAGYLLSYHVFQAVKTRRPGRFADQLLAYGLVTAPLAAAVLIARPAVLWYAPVYTLLLAVNAGYAWRRRERALLNDLASVAQSCLLVFVVATISGAPLVDVAPAFLALLLYLVGTVLYVKTMIRERGHPGYLRLSIGFHAAALVAASWLDLLLVPAFVLLLARAVILPDRRLRPAQVGMIEIGCSLLVLTLLLVAF
- a CDS encoding PIG-L deacetylase family protein, which encodes MDEPLPALSEDWERCLAVAAHPDDIEYGAASAIARWTAQGKQVTYLLATRGEAGIDAMHPDQAASLREEEQRAGAREVGVDVVEFLDHRDGVVEYGPDLRRDIVRAIRRHRPDVIVSGAFTVRMVGGITNQADHRAVGLATLDAARDAGNRWIFPELVDEGLPPWGGVRYVCFAGAERPTHGVDVTGEPLQRGIASLAAHAAYTKGLGVVGPEPGPFLTWAARQGGPTLGVEAAVLFDVHALTFEGPPPWL
- a CDS encoding FAD-binding oxidoreductase, encoding MAGKHRSWWGWGHVEDAVTGAEATALADRVRTLLPDVDLTEHVAPPVAELDLRPPRVDPPTSLAGLCSTDPADRAAHTHGKAFRDVVRNLHGEVHDPPDLVVRPATEQDVVDVLDWCAGRDIAVIPYGGGSSVVGGVEPRLDDAYPAAVSLDLGRLDRVLEVDPTSRAARIQAGVFGPALEDQLRRHDLTLRHFPQSFEFSTLGGWLATRAGGHYATVLTHIDDLVESLRVVTPAGTSQSRRLPGSGAGPSPDRLFLGSEGVLGVITEAWMRLQDRPRWRAGASVYFTDYDRAVEATRAIAQSALHPSNCRLLDPAEALLNAGTATTGGVLVLGFESADHPVTPWLDRAVELCRDHGGTLPEPPRGDDSSGPRQRTAADAWRSAFLRMPYQRDALAARSMIVETFETACTWDRFPALRAAVLDATGDALRAVAATGVVTCRFTHVYPDGPAPYFGVYATGRWGATVDQWDQIKHAVSDALLAAGGTITHHHAVGRDHRPWYDRQRPDPVALAMRATKSALDPSWILNPGVLVDPAG
- a CDS encoding cupredoxin domain-containing protein, whose amino-acid sequence is MQSELYLGPDGEPGDLAKMQAERPDAVVFNGYVAQYAHRPLPARAGERVRVWLLDAGSSRDSSFHVVGTQFDTVYREGRWENRPADPGGAQVLGLGPAAGGFVELVFPEPGHYPFVSHAMVDAERGARGLFEVR
- a CDS encoding transaminase yields the protein MDRRRLTTLLERERDSHVRRNPRSAAAYAKAEHLFGRVPMTWMNKQAAGFPLYLESARGSHVVDLDGHDYVDLCLGDTGAMAGHSPTAVTEAVTRRLASLGGATAMMPTEDAEWVGAELTRRFGLPKWSFSLTATDANRWAIRLARAVTGRPKILVNSFCYHGSVDESLIVVGEDGEGVSRPGNVGAPCDVTLTSRVAEFNDVDGLARQLAHGDVAAVLMEPALTNIGIVLPEPGYLDAVRSLTRRHGTLLINDETHTFSAGPGGCTGAWGLAPDIVTIGKAIGGGVPVGAYGLSAELAATILDRDDLDLVDMGGVGGTLAGNALSVAATRATLEHVLTDSAFAGMTALATRFTDAVTTVIEAHDLPWSISQLGARAEYRFARPAPRDGTSSACASDGELEDYLHLYLANRGVLLTPFHNMALMSPATTAADVDHHTEVFTAAVAELLA